The following coding sequences are from one Roseburia hominis A2-183 window:
- a CDS encoding gamma carbonic anhydrase family protein, whose translation MNYKRITDLPGVRIAREAMVVGDVTIGEDSCVLFYSTVRGDEGTITIGRETNIQESCTIHASIEGDVVIGDNVTIGHQAVVHGCTVGDRTLIGMAATILDGAEIGCDCIVGAGSLVTKHTRVPDGSLVLGSPARVVRQLTEAEKKDIYRNSREYVKVAREMQEQGLLP comes from the coding sequence ATGAACTATAAGCGGATTACAGACCTTCCAGGTGTGCGGATTGCACGCGAGGCGATGGTGGTCGGAGACGTGACGATCGGGGAGGACAGCTGTGTGCTGTTTTACTCCACCGTGCGTGGGGATGAGGGAACCATCACGATCGGAAGAGAGACAAACATTCAGGAAAGCTGTACGATTCATGCGAGCATCGAGGGCGATGTGGTGATTGGTGACAATGTGACCATCGGGCATCAGGCGGTTGTCCACGGATGCACGGTCGGCGACCGGACGCTGATCGGGATGGCGGCGACGATCCTGGATGGAGCGGAGATTGGCTGTGACTGTATCGTCGGGGCGGGAAGCCTTGTCACAAAGCACACCCGGGTGCCGGATGGATCGCTGGTGCTCGGAAGCCCGGCGAGGGTCGTGCGGCAGCTGACGGAAGCGGAGAAAAAAGATATTTACCGCAACAGCCGGGAATATGTGAAGGTGGCGCGTGAGATGCAGGAGCAGGGACTGCTCCCGTAA
- a CDS encoding ATP-binding protein, which yields MGELYIERKEVSQILRKKVFFVEEGDYGKCYSLIGPNGIGKTTLIRHLSDELERAAKPHTYYFNTVLEAGTSFWQFWTVLILKFSDTIGEEELRDAPVPNDRLVEKILKSYQFFEENIGHQDDVVFKMNATRELSSLFEYYTKLGIRMILTIDEFDRAQAIFKDGQFFQRLFGLTPKGANRLNLSIITISRRSVSTIAHHMQEGSNFQDAFPALALKGFSNEELEEYFNFYRDMPCGLLEEKERQQILCLCGRSPGLLMQMRDEIENLDGSPVDIGWIFRERGAFIKTAYERMCTLMRTEYVNQSKTRSSMGIFIEKFIGPAYSEKLNEWVEKLYDYGFVTRVEKSEKNVFELAGLTDYRDKGELVYEPISPYFVDFVKDFAVLDELDSLAAMLEQTERSIRDVLMRALSKEYSEEWETVLGQDVQRKDDYLENLRRIATENEADQRNIIISKLNVLAFNDYFQIIRKHWDIMKKYFSLYSSLDELKQDMYSLNNCRNTSAHLNLEILNESGRHDLRKICEFILENFKCAGGQRTAEAFGTAAEASAEKPSQPAGGTGAWHESMIGQTVTLTQTEATTTGVLRGVIAGTSHGASLSKKYLLGRGTPARMLAGKDQRIRLTRWDENAQKFNAELV from the coding sequence ATGGGTGAATTATATATTGAACGAAAGGAGGTCAGCCAGATACTGAGGAAAAAGGTCTTCTTCGTGGAGGAAGGAGATTATGGCAAGTGTTATTCGCTGATTGGACCAAACGGCATCGGCAAGACGACACTGATCCGGCACCTGAGCGACGAACTGGAGAGGGCGGCAAAGCCGCACACCTACTATTTTAATACGGTGCTGGAGGCAGGAACCTCGTTCTGGCAGTTTTGGACAGTACTGATTCTAAAATTTTCTGATACCATCGGGGAAGAGGAGCTTCGCGATGCACCTGTGCCAAATGACAGGCTGGTGGAGAAAATCCTCAAATCCTATCAGTTCTTTGAAGAAAATATCGGGCATCAGGATGACGTCGTCTTTAAGATGAATGCTACGAGAGAATTGTCTTCGTTGTTTGAATATTATACAAAGCTTGGAATCCGGATGATTCTGACAATCGATGAATTTGACCGGGCACAGGCAATCTTCAAGGACGGGCAGTTTTTCCAGCGCTTGTTTGGTCTGACGCCAAAGGGCGCCAACCGGCTGAATCTGTCGATCATTACGATCTCCAGGCGGAGCGTGAGCACGATCGCGCATCATATGCAGGAGGGGTCGAATTTTCAGGATGCGTTTCCGGCACTGGCACTGAAAGGTTTTTCCAATGAGGAATTGGAAGAGTATTTTAACTTCTACAGGGATATGCCGTGCGGTCTTCTGGAGGAGAAGGAAAGACAGCAGATCCTTTGTCTGTGCGGACGGTCGCCGGGGCTGCTGATGCAGATGCGGGATGAAATCGAGAATCTGGACGGGAGTCCTGTTGACATCGGATGGATTTTCCGGGAGCGGGGAGCTTTCATCAAGACGGCGTATGAGCGTATGTGTACACTCATGAGAACAGAGTATGTGAATCAGAGCAAGACCAGAAGCAGCATGGGCATCTTCATTGAAAAGTTTATCGGCCCTGCATATTCCGAAAAGCTTAACGAGTGGGTGGAAAAGCTGTATGACTATGGATTTGTGACCCGTGTGGAGAAGTCTGAAAAAAATGTGTTTGAACTGGCGGGTCTCACGGATTACCGCGATAAGGGAGAACTGGTATATGAGCCGATCTCTCCGTATTTTGTTGATTTTGTGAAGGATTTTGCTGTTTTGGATGAACTGGATTCGCTCGCAGCAATGTTAGAGCAGACGGAGCGGAGCATCCGCGACGTATTGATGCGGGCACTCAGTAAGGAATACTCGGAAGAATGGGAGACGGTACTCGGTCAGGATGTGCAGCGAAAGGATGATTATCTGGAAAATCTGCGCCGGATTGCGACCGAGAACGAGGCGGATCAGAGAAATATTATCATCTCCAAGCTGAATGTGCTCGCGTTTAATGATTACTTTCAGATTATCCGCAAACACTGGGATATTATGAAAAAGTATTTCAGCCTGTATTCGTCTCTTGATGAGTTAAAGCAGGATATGTACAGCTTAAACAACTGCCGCAATACATCCGCGCATCTGAATCTGGAGATATTAAACGAGTCGGGACGCCATGATTTGCGCAAGATTTGTGAATTTATACTGGAAAATTTCAAATGTGCAGGAGGACAGCGGACGGCAGAGGCATTCGGCACTGCGGCAGAGGCATCCGCTGAGAAGCCGTCACAGCCGGCGGGCGGTACGGGAGCCTGGCATGAGTCCATGATCGGTCAGACAGTAACGCTGACACAGACGGAGGCAACGACGACCGGTGTGCTGCGCGGCGTGATCGCGGGCACTTCACATGGAGCATCGCTGTCGAAAAAATATCTTCTTGGCAGGGGGACACCGGCGCGCATGCTCGCTGGCAAAGATCAGAGGATCCGTCTTACCCGCTGGGATGAAAATGCACAGAAGTTCAATGCGGAGCTGGTATAA
- a CDS encoding ATP-binding protein, translating to MGEDITVREIGIYLLNRVEVTLKDDSRAEGILQNITAETITVEGREIMLSDVADIRLAGELTDYDVMRDTGMIGNFTFAPEACRDAAELELMRYGDFACTVSCHLKLASGKICADDIRLVSHIHKICAEKLSRTAAIYSLFDGTFLVGRLQQDGTGMLEQSGGGQVPVDFAGVKEIFPLPETNDSLHVTMKDGSCREGVVSAVTDTMFVLIGEGVSMIPFADMQEIRYCGKVVRVREPGSRGKTDTWKIAVGSRDAEDGFWCRVPEHSGAAQIDVGDQVSFVPGITDCEWIAKDVRLVNAAGKEEPAEAGYTGRGIILFFPNALRTNGFIGNCYVSQNYAKMENAGLPRGNVMFSQEQIDFGFKPGNIYVVSYTCAKEPGEVVQEAVSVTLEKMYPYADYAKVWIDRNGEVKMLPVSVFYAKKFVGQDVEVLLSNGERTAGKLKEYTDEKLTLLAGDDGAEETVLQTEDIAQVRYVGLITAYRTDNGTGYISGEYWFHVNNLTDAGEASQLVLGRRVSFTLEQTLKGKLCAAKDVALISEKTVIAEEKQEESKPERLRGYIVKYMIKQPVSAGFGFIVPEEELEAHLEDKEGTVYFKQTDIDCETMPKLNTKSYYYEVLYTPYTLHGKTCAKDVKIGAGHPYPEKKSTAPVAVTAVTKKIVSKTLPLVEYLETEEARYVGASPKLGIISLYNGHYALISDCYINKKLVTDQEYAPDGAIAIFNPELAQIETEETIKTAKHCYLVKYVPGGTMVNEKTGMEHPSVDYNYPVLVLASFAKNQYICLKIEADALQVRKVEQVMSTLGTAVPEQVDFDIPELCSGESVIFEMTDSTAAYHVIDSVGDDFYRVKDGKQILKNEIQKIYRFGVVTDFNMEEGIAVINRVMNFSLTLADPNVINILKSQMNVTRLHVIFACEDNRITEVHRISEAYSGLIRWQEGTVTQCDELHRAIVVDQKAKHYMSVLSDGMINRAFKSHTLTGQRVFVKCVHHVFAEEGQTVLSLAESVIEIRCQRETATIQYDAGRDIYLGYRNATKYYPVYGASQILAGYVNKETAIVFAPGADGLELEARLVEAGGAQAQPEAQTEEFEADEASVTLENAIGENLAKFCMEQVDLSQLLLKGVTLNEQSMPENSENAQRAVDILHGQPGELQSFAAAKIALAYPEVELEHGAEAGGKYDRENQIGRLLIGTLQKNCRKIGLDANMVFGEQTYYLSVLLRYPLRKSNKKNAAQFSMGDCLYQLFLQDFGTREQLANYLQQGKTADRGQLETLLNQNCRQMSELISHMMLLDQKSMETVCAILKKNTTLTNELLRYAVQIDDMIRTTSLAEALQALRERYKKDRSRFSANLTGILSGSNISADVRELILNMQVRFLKLAGKDDRARFEKLQRACMSVCDYTNQPGFSLQERLLRDAYREIRELEEEIKKHPSREAVEILWMCTDGADGANIFAKLKKEIAQLLNSMYQDEKTRPKIWCKPNQELIENGQKTFWLIVGNGAANMNLQSADNVGIILESYTEGVDVPSKIVLEQKHLAAGDQIPVEVAISVEEGYTGSLNIGWSVEYEYTTAFLTGENDRNGSLQKKTVREDAGNYLELQYGTGRMEGKDTGAENPYLEPSQGQPLEDNKMFFGREEESREIRSSILRTVDGEEQFIPGSAVIIHGQKKSGKTSLVYQIKNYIKDNEKLRQKAIMLNFNNILDETGGVELLPYFKRSFYANILSRFENEIYDHHPDVVELLRQNQLEIPDLFDPAGNETWAALFERFFREFFRYDGGEHVILLFMDEFTLLCTTIMSEIRRDKEKNESLAAIPNFIKTFSQYGFIQVIIGHEAMMRAFDSLGVLNHTAEFAKSVEIAALDEEASVRLVKEPMERAFGYDVYDTELGRRAVEKLLDLSGCNPTYLMRLCSQMFAYFVSDRCPRSRILVSDVEEMVRQFIRELLLTDFDILLVEDGDSVEDPESRKTYQYLKSAAFATVKSFDQRTSDMKEINRKLTEEQGYSTEEIERTKNLLEARRVISITSGGRVKINTGLFVEFMLQKNGGRE from the coding sequence ATGGGTGAAGATATAACGGTCAGAGAGATCGGGATTTATTTATTAAACCGAGTCGAAGTGACGCTGAAAGATGACAGCAGGGCGGAAGGCATTCTGCAGAACATCACGGCGGAGACGATCACTGTAGAGGGCAGGGAGATCATGCTTTCGGATGTGGCGGATATCCGGCTGGCAGGGGAACTGACAGATTATGATGTGATGCGTGATACCGGAATGATCGGGAATTTTACATTTGCGCCGGAAGCCTGCCGTGATGCTGCGGAACTGGAACTCATGCGGTATGGAGATTTTGCGTGTACCGTGTCCTGCCATCTGAAGCTTGCATCCGGAAAGATCTGCGCGGATGACATCCGGCTGGTATCGCACATACACAAGATCTGCGCGGAAAAATTAAGCCGGACGGCAGCAATTTACAGCCTTTTTGATGGAACATTTTTAGTCGGCAGATTGCAGCAGGATGGAACCGGGATGCTGGAGCAGTCAGGCGGCGGACAGGTTCCGGTCGATTTTGCCGGGGTGAAGGAGATTTTCCCGCTTCCGGAGACCAACGATTCACTGCATGTCACCATGAAGGACGGGAGCTGTCGGGAGGGTGTCGTGTCGGCTGTGACGGACACCATGTTCGTATTGATCGGTGAGGGCGTGTCCATGATTCCGTTTGCCGATATGCAGGAAATCCGCTACTGCGGGAAAGTGGTGCGTGTGCGGGAACCGGGCAGCCGGGGGAAGACGGATACGTGGAAGATCGCAGTCGGAAGCCGGGATGCAGAAGATGGTTTCTGGTGCAGAGTGCCGGAACATTCCGGAGCAGCGCAGATCGACGTTGGAGATCAGGTCTCCTTTGTGCCGGGAATTACGGATTGCGAATGGATCGCCAAGGATGTCCGGCTGGTGAATGCGGCAGGAAAGGAAGAACCGGCGGAAGCGGGGTATACAGGAAGGGGAATTATTTTATTTTTCCCGAATGCACTCCGGACGAACGGCTTTATCGGGAACTGCTATGTCTCACAGAATTATGCGAAGATGGAGAACGCCGGATTGCCGCGCGGAAATGTCATGTTTTCACAGGAGCAGATTGACTTTGGATTCAAACCGGGCAATATCTACGTGGTTTCCTACACCTGCGCCAAAGAACCGGGTGAGGTGGTGCAGGAGGCGGTCAGTGTGACGCTGGAGAAGATGTATCCTTATGCGGATTATGCGAAAGTGTGGATTGACAGGAACGGCGAGGTAAAGATGCTGCCGGTCTCTGTTTTTTATGCGAAGAAGTTTGTGGGACAGGACGTGGAAGTGCTGCTCTCGAATGGAGAGAGAACTGCCGGAAAGCTGAAGGAATACACGGATGAAAAACTGACGCTTCTTGCGGGAGACGATGGCGCAGAAGAGACGGTTCTGCAGACGGAAGATATCGCGCAGGTGCGGTATGTGGGACTCATTACGGCTTACCGCACGGATAACGGTACCGGTTATATTTCCGGGGAATACTGGTTCCATGTCAATAATCTCACAGATGCCGGTGAGGCATCGCAGCTGGTTCTGGGGCGCAGGGTTTCATTTACGCTTGAGCAGACTTTAAAGGGCAAGCTTTGCGCGGCGAAGGATGTCGCTCTGATCTCAGAGAAGACTGTCATTGCAGAGGAGAAGCAGGAAGAATCCAAACCGGAGAGACTGCGCGGTTATATCGTAAAATACATGATCAAGCAGCCGGTCAGTGCAGGGTTCGGTTTTATTGTACCGGAGGAAGAACTGGAAGCCCATCTGGAGGACAAGGAGGGAACCGTCTATTTCAAGCAGACCGACATTGACTGTGAGACGATGCCGAAGCTGAATACCAAAAGTTATTATTACGAGGTTTTATATACCCCGTATACCCTGCATGGCAAGACATGCGCGAAGGATGTGAAGATCGGTGCCGGACATCCGTATCCGGAGAAAAAGTCAACCGCTCCGGTGGCGGTGACCGCAGTGACAAAAAAGATTGTTTCAAAGACACTGCCGCTTGTGGAATATCTGGAAACGGAGGAGGCGCGCTATGTGGGGGCTTCTCCGAAACTCGGAATTATCTCTCTCTACAACGGACACTATGCGCTGATCAGCGACTGCTATATCAATAAAAAGCTTGTGACAGATCAGGAGTATGCACCGGACGGCGCGATTGCGATCTTCAATCCGGAGCTTGCACAGATCGAAACGGAAGAGACGATAAAGACAGCAAAGCACTGTTATCTGGTAAAATATGTGCCGGGCGGCACAATGGTAAATGAAAAAACCGGCATGGAGCATCCGTCCGTTGATTATAATTATCCGGTTCTGGTGTTGGCGTCCTTTGCGAAGAACCAGTATATCTGTCTTAAAATTGAGGCGGATGCATTGCAGGTGCGGAAAGTGGAGCAGGTAATGTCCACGCTTGGCACCGCCGTACCGGAACAGGTGGATTTTGATATTCCGGAGCTTTGCAGCGGGGAGAGTGTGATCTTCGAGATGACGGATTCCACGGCGGCTTACCACGTGATCGACAGCGTGGGGGATGATTTTTACCGTGTAAAGGACGGAAAACAGATCCTGAAAAATGAGATTCAGAAGATCTACCGTTTCGGTGTTGTCACAGACTTTAATATGGAGGAAGGCATTGCGGTGATCAACCGTGTCATGAATTTTTCCCTGACGCTGGCAGACCCGAACGTCATCAATATTTTAAAGAGCCAGATGAACGTGACACGCCTGCATGTTATTTTCGCCTGCGAGGACAACCGGATCACGGAAGTGCACCGCATATCGGAAGCTTACAGCGGATTGATCCGCTGGCAGGAGGGAACGGTCACGCAGTGCGATGAACTGCACCGGGCAATCGTGGTGGACCAGAAGGCAAAACACTATATGTCTGTGCTCTCGGACGGTATGATCAACCGGGCATTTAAGAGCCATACGCTCACCGGGCAGAGAGTATTTGTAAAATGTGTGCACCATGTGTTTGCGGAGGAGGGACAGACGGTGCTGTCTCTGGCAGAATCTGTGATAGAGATCCGGTGTCAGAGAGAGACGGCAACCATCCAATACGATGCGGGGCGTGATATTTATCTGGGTTACCGTAACGCGACGAAATATTATCCGGTTTACGGTGCCTCACAGATACTGGCGGGATATGTGAATAAGGAAACGGCGATTGTTTTTGCACCGGGTGCGGACGGACTGGAACTGGAGGCGCGACTTGTGGAGGCAGGAGGAGCACAGGCACAGCCGGAAGCTCAGACGGAGGAATTCGAGGCGGATGAAGCTTCGGTCACGCTGGAAAATGCGATCGGCGAGAATCTGGCAAAGTTCTGTATGGAACAGGTGGATTTAAGCCAGCTGCTGTTAAAGGGAGTGACCTTAAACGAGCAGAGCATGCCGGAAAATAGTGAGAATGCACAGAGAGCAGTGGATATTCTTCACGGACAGCCGGGGGAACTGCAATCCTTTGCGGCTGCCAAAATCGCGCTTGCCTATCCGGAGGTGGAGCTGGAGCATGGCGCGGAAGCGGGTGGAAAATATGACAGAGAGAACCAGATCGGAAGACTGTTGATCGGCACATTGCAGAAGAACTGCCGCAAGATCGGTCTGGACGCCAATATGGTATTCGGGGAGCAGACGTATTACCTGTCCGTTCTGCTGCGTTATCCGCTCAGAAAGAGCAATAAGAAAAATGCAGCGCAATTCTCGATGGGCGACTGTCTCTATCAGCTGTTTTTGCAGGACTTCGGCACGAGAGAGCAGCTTGCCAACTACTTACAGCAAGGGAAGACCGCAGACCGCGGACAACTTGAGACGCTGCTGAACCAGAATTGCAGGCAGATGAGTGAACTTATCTCCCACATGATGCTGCTGGATCAGAAGAGTATGGAGACCGTCTGCGCCATTTTAAAGAAGAATACGACGCTGACCAATGAGCTGCTTCGATATGCGGTGCAGATTGACGATATGATCCGTACGACCAGCCTTGCGGAAGCGCTGCAGGCCTTGCGGGAGCGCTATAAGAAGGACAGAAGCCGCTTTTCGGCAAACCTGACCGGAATCCTCTCTGGAAGTAATATCTCTGCGGATGTGAGAGAACTGATTTTAAACATGCAGGTGCGTTTTTTAAAGCTGGCGGGAAAGGATGACAGAGCGCGCTTTGAAAAGCTGCAGAGGGCGTGCATGAGCGTCTGCGATTACACCAATCAGCCGGGATTTTCATTACAGGAGCGCCTGCTGCGGGATGCCTACCGGGAGATCCGCGAACTGGAGGAAGAGATCAAGAAGCATCCGAGCAGAGAGGCGGTAGAGATTCTGTGGATGTGTACGGACGGAGCGGATGGCGCCAACATTTTTGCAAAATTGAAAAAAGAGATCGCACAGCTGCTGAACTCCATGTATCAGGATGAGAAGACCCGCCCGAAGATCTGGTGCAAGCCGAACCAGGAACTGATCGAGAACGGACAGAAGACGTTCTGGCTGATCGTCGGGAACGGAGCAGCAAATATGAACCTCCAGTCGGCGGACAACGTCGGGATTATTTTGGAATCCTACACAGAGGGCGTGGACGTTCCTTCTAAAATCGTGTTGGAACAGAAGCACCTGGCTGCCGGGGATCAGATCCCGGTCGAGGTTGCGATCAGCGTGGAGGAAGGATATACAGGAAGCTTAAATATCGGCTGGTCCGTGGAATACGAATACACGACCGCATTTCTGACCGGGGAAAATGACCGCAACGGCAGTCTGCAGAAAAAGACGGTTCGCGAGGATGCCGGCAATTATCTGGAACTGCAGTACGGCACCGGCAGGATGGAAGGTAAGGATACCGGTGCAGAGAATCCGTATCTGGAACCGTCGCAGGGACAACCGCTGGAAGACAATAAGATGTTCTTCGGGCGCGAGGAGGAGAGCCGCGAGATAAGAAGCAGTATCCTTAGAACCGTAGACGGAGAGGAACAGTTCATTCCGGGAAGTGCAGTCATTATCCACGGACAGAAAAAGAGCGGCAAGACCAGTCTGGTCTATCAGATAAAAAATTATATCAAGGACAATGAGAAACTGCGCCAAAAAGCGATCATGCTGAATTTTAATAACATTCTGGACGAAACCGGCGGCGTGGAACTGCTTCCTTACTTTAAGCGGTCGTTTTATGCCAATATTCTGTCCCGCTTTGAAAATGAGATCTACGATCATCATCCGGATGTGGTGGAGCTTTTAAGACAGAATCAGCTTGAAATTCCGGATTTGTTTGATCCGGCAGGCAATGAGACGTGGGCGGCGCTCTTCGAGAGATTTTTCCGGGAGTTTTTCCGGTATGATGGCGGGGAACATGTGATTCTCCTGTTTATGGATGAATTTACGCTTCTATGTACGACCATCATGAGCGAGATACGCAGAGACAAAGAGAAAAATGAGAGCCTGGCGGCTATCCCGAACTTTATCAAGACATTTTCACAGTATGGTTTTATTCAGGTGATCATCGGACATGAGGCGATGATGCGGGCATTTGACAGCCTTGGCGTACTCAACCACACGGCGGAATTTGCCAAGTCTGTGGAGATTGCGGCGCTGGATGAGGAGGCGTCCGTCCGGCTGGTGAAGGAGCCGATGGAACGGGCATTCGGGTATGACGTATACGACACGGAACTTGGAAGACGGGCGGTGGAGAAGCTATTGGATCTGTCGGGATGTAATCCGACGTATCTGATGCGGCTGTGCAGCCAGATGTTTGCTTACTTTGTGAGTGACCGCTGTCCGAGATCACGGATTCTCGTCAGCGATGTGGAAGAGATGGTACGGCAGTTTATCAGAGAGCTGCTGCTGACGGATTTTGATATCCTTCTGGTGGAAGACGGCGACAGCGTGGAAGATCCGGAAAGCCGCAAGACGTATCAGTATCTGAAGAGTGCGGCGTTTGCCACGGTGAAATCCTTTGATCAGAGAACGTCCGACATGAAGGAGATCAACCGGAAACTCACAGAAGAACAGGGATATAGCACGGAGGAGATCGAGCGGACCAAGAATCTGCTTGAGGCACGCCGTGTGATCTCCATTACATCCGGCGGAAGAGTGAAGATCAATACCGGATTGTTTGTGGAATTTATGTTACAGAAGAACGGAGGAAGAGAATAA
- a CDS encoding MATE family efflux transporter, whose amino-acid sequence MFAKINFHDEFYQKLKLLVLPITMQQFMLALVSATDAIMLGAVSQTSLSAVSLAGQIQFVLNLFISGISAGSGIMAAQYWGKKDAASIEEVMPIALRTNLIFSGAFTVFAAVAPEVLMRIFTSDPALIESGAVYLRAVSLSYLLCGISQIYLILLKNTGYATVSSRISCTAVVVNIICNAILIYGLLGLPALGIQGAAYATVAARLVELVWSYLETKQSGRVQIIWKKMFHAADAVLTKDFWRYTMPVLGAALVWGIAYVSYSVIMGHMGSDAVAANSITTIAKNMLSCLIRGVSGGAGVLIGNLLGAGELDKAKVYGGRLTRMAIVVGMTTGGLLMLISPLIVRFAPLSETAAEYLQYMLIFCGCNIMAQSVNTTVLDGIFCAGGDSKFDMKGNLGAMWCFSVPFGFFAAFVLKWPVMVVYCIVNLDEIVKIPAVYLHYKKYIWVRNITVQEDA is encoded by the coding sequence ATGTTTGCGAAAATCAATTTCCACGATGAATTCTACCAGAAATTAAAGCTTCTGGTGCTGCCGATCACGATGCAGCAGTTTATGCTGGCGCTAGTCAGCGCCACAGATGCCATTATGCTTGGGGCGGTCAGCCAGACCTCCCTGTCAGCGGTGTCTCTGGCAGGGCAGATCCAGTTTGTCTTAAATCTGTTTATCAGCGGTATCTCCGCCGGCTCCGGAATCATGGCAGCGCAGTATTGGGGGAAAAAGGACGCGGCTTCCATTGAGGAGGTCATGCCGATTGCACTGCGCACCAATCTCATATTCAGCGGTGCGTTCACCGTGTTTGCGGCGGTGGCACCCGAGGTGCTCATGCGCATTTTTACGTCCGATCCTGCGTTAATTGAGAGCGGAGCGGTCTATCTGCGCGCGGTGTCCCTGTCATATCTGCTGTGCGGTATTTCACAGATTTACCTGATTTTGCTGAAAAATACCGGCTATGCCACGGTCAGTTCACGGATCAGCTGTACAGCGGTCGTTGTGAATATTATCTGCAATGCGATCTTGATCTACGGGCTGTTGGGGCTTCCTGCGTTAGGAATACAGGGAGCGGCTTACGCGACGGTTGCCGCCCGTCTGGTGGAGCTCGTTTGGAGTTATCTGGAGACGAAGCAGTCCGGGCGTGTGCAGATCATCTGGAAGAAAATGTTCCATGCGGCGGATGCCGTTCTGACAAAAGATTTCTGGCGTTATACCATGCCGGTGCTCGGCGCTGCACTCGTCTGGGGAATCGCCTACGTGTCCTACTCTGTGATTATGGGACACATGGGAAGCGACGCGGTGGCGGCAAACTCCATCACCACGATCGCCAAGAATATGCTATCGTGCCTGATCCGCGGCGTCAGCGGCGGCGCGGGCGTGCTGATCGGAAACCTGCTGGGCGCCGGAGAGCTGGACAAGGCAAAAGTGTACGGCGGCAGGCTGACGCGCATGGCAATCGTGGTCGGCATGACCACAGGCGGTCTTCTGATGCTGATCTCGCCTTTGATCGTGCGTTTTGCACCGCTCAGTGAGACGGCGGCGGAGTATCTGCAGTACATGCTGATCTTTTGTGGCTGCAATATCATGGCGCAGTCGGTCAACACGACAGTGCTGGACGGCATCTTCTGTGCCGGTGGGGATTCCAAGTTCGACATGAAGGGGAATCTCGGGGCGATGTGGTGCTTTTCCGTACCGTTTGGCTTCTTTGCGGCATTCGTGCTGAAATGGCCGGTCATGGTGGTGTACTGTATCGTGAACCTCGACGAGATTGTGAAGATTCCTGCTGTGTACTTACATTATAAAAAATATATCTGGGTGCGGAATATTACGGTACAGGAAGACGCTTGA